A section of the Acropora muricata isolate sample 2 chromosome 4, ASM3666990v1, whole genome shotgun sequence genome encodes:
- the LOC136914401 gene encoding guanine nucleotide-binding protein G(q) subunit alpha-like — MMCCLSEEQREIRRINAEIDRQLKIDKRNQRRELKLLLLGTGESGKSTFIKQMRIIHGQGYSDEDKRGYVPLVYQNIITAMHSLTLAMESLNIPYKDPANPEHARYIREVDPKNVTTFEKSYYEATKSLWNDEGMKECYDRRREYQLSDSAKYYLTDLDRLAEPNYLPTEQDVLRARAPTSGIIEYPFDLETIIFRMVDVGGQRSERRKWIHCFENVTSIMFLVALSEYDQVLVESANENRMEESKALFRTIITYPWFQNSSIILFLNKKDLLEEKIMFSHLAEYFPEFDGPQCDAQAAREFILKMFVDLNPDSDKIIYSHFTCATDTENIRFVFAAVKDTILQLNLKEYNLV, encoded by the exons ATGATGTGCTGCCTGAGCGAAGAACAGAGGGAGATCAGGCGAATCAACGCAGAGATCGATAGACAGCTCAAAATTGACAAGAGAAATCAGAGGAGGGAATTGAAATTGCTTTTACTTG GAACTGGAGAATCAGGCAAAAGCACATTTATAAAACAGATGAGAATCATCCACGGCCAAGGCTACAGCGATGAAGACAAACGTGGCTATGTTCCTTTGGTATATCAGAACATTATCACTGCCATGCACTCCCTAACGTTAGCAATGGAATCCTTGAATATTCCTTACAAAGATCCAGCAAATCCG GAGCACGCCAGATACATTAGAGAAGTTGATCCAAAAAATGTAACTACTTTCGAAAAATCTTATTATGAAGCTACGAAATCACTTTGGAATGATGAGGGGATGAAAGAATGTTATGATAGAAGAAGAGAGTACCAGCTTAGCGACTCTGCCAAGTA TTACCTCACGGATTTAGATCGGTTAGCCGAACCAAATTACCTCCCAACGGAGCAAGATGTCTTGCGTGCAAGAGCTCCGACCTCGGGAATAATCGAGTATCCCTTCGATCTTGAAACGATAATTTTTAG AATGGTTGATGTTGGAGGCCAGCGATCAGAAAGAAGAAAGTGGATTCATTGCTTTGAGAATGTGACATCGATCATGTTCCTTGTCGCTCTGAGTGAATATGACCAAGTTCTTGTAGAATCAGCAAATGAG aacCGGATGGAGGAAAGTAAAGCATTATTTCGTACTATTATCACATATCCCTGGTTTCAGAACTCTTCCATCATATTATTTTTAAACAAGAAGGACTTGTTGGAGGAGAAAATTATGTTTTCACATTTGGCAGAATACTTCCCCGAATTTGATG GACCGCAGTGTGACGCTCAGGCTGCACGAGAGTTTATCCTTAAAATGTTTGTTGACCTGAATCCAGATTCTGACAAGATAATCTACTCCCACTTCACCTGTGCTACTGATACAGAAAATATCCGGTTTGTATTCGCAGCTGTGAAAGACACAATACTGCAATTGAACCTCAAAGAGTATAATCTAGTCTGA